TGATGTTCATGCCATACGACTATTCAGATCAAGATCAAATGAAGGAATTTGTGAGTGCCGTTAGGGGCTATTACGATGGTCTGGTAACGGATCCATACAACATCGAAATCGGCTTTAAAACTTTTGCACGTGCACTTTATTATTTGTCCGCAGGAAGATTTGGCTTGGTTAGCAACTTTATGCACACCTTGCAGGTTGAGTTCCTGAGAACCAATGGGAGGTTTGGCATTAACAAAAATTTACTTGGCGCTGCCGCAGAAAAAATAGCAGTTGATTTTGATCTGGACGGAAACCCCTTTGATCGAGAAATTTCCGATCGTGAGTTCTCAGTATGTTGGGAGCGAATGATCTTGAGAGAAGACCTATCCCGCATTGTCGGCGTAAACGGGAGGTTGGCGCATCATGTTTAAAGACCCAGACTTAGAACTCCCTAAGGTCCCCAACCTACTTTCCGTAAAGATTGGTGAGAGCCTCGAAGGCTATTTATTACGGTTAGCAAATCACAATGGCATGCTCGGGATTTATGAATTGCTTGGCCCGATCCGAGGAGTTACGGCTCAATCATCCCTGTTTGGCAAGCTCGAGCATATTGCAGATATCACAGGCCAGAAGGCTAGTGATTTGGCGAAACTTAAAGAATTGGAGCAAGGCCATAGAACATCGATTCAAGATCGACATTACAGAATGTCGACGACGCCAGTGTGTCCTATGTGCCTTAAAGAGCATGGCTATGCAAAACTCATTTGGCAGCATACATACAGCACTGCCTGCGCTGAGCACAGCATTCGACTTGTAGAAACCTGCGATGAGTGTGGTAACACCATCACAAAAGATCGATATCATTTGAAGGCCTGTAAGTGTGGCCGAGATTTGACATCTATTGAACCGACTAAGGTTTCAAACGCCGAGAGATGGCTGAGTATGCGTTTGGCCATGGATGTCACACCCTGTCCGCCAATGCAGGACTTCGGAAATACGGAACCGATTCAGTGGAGCAATTTCGTCACTTTGATTGAGTTTTTGTATGCCCATTCAAAGCAAACCAAACAGACGTTGACCGGAAGGATCAGCAAACCCATTTCAATTGATGATTCACTGGAAATCGTACAAGGTGTTTTGCCTTTATTTGAAGACTTTCCCACCCGTGTAAAAGAGTTGGTGAAGTTTCGACTTGATCTGGCTGCTCCAGATATTTTCTCCGCAGAACAAAGACTCGGATACTGGATCAAGAGACTTTCGAATCTGTGTGGTTCGGGGCGGTATAAGGAATTTATCCAGGCGGCGCGTGACGCGGTCACCGAATATTCGGATGGTAAGTATCACATCAATGACAAAGTGGCCAATACCGAGAAATCCCGTTATTTGTCCATTGCCCAAATGGCGAAAGATCTGCGCATCCACGAGCAGACCGTAATGAAAATGGTAGATCGCAAGGAGTTGCGGTTCATAGAAATCCCACATGAGTCTAAAACTCGCAGAATATTGATTGATAAATTTTCAGCTGAAGAAATGCATGAGTTTCTGAAGACCTTTATCACCAAGACCGACGCCATGCATATTACTGGCCTAAGTAGGCGATCAATGGGTTACTTCATTGAGTACGGGATATTTGACGTATTGGAAGAGCCAGAAGTGCGATTGACTTCCAACCGCACAATATCTGCAACTGCGATTGAGGTGTTGACTAAAAAATTGGCCACTGAGGCGCAAAGTAAGGAAGGCCCCAAGATCAGGCTGAAAAATTTTGCGGCAAGGATGACCACCAACGCCACTGCGCATCGAACGCTTTACCTGTCTTTGGTTAACGGTTCGTTGACGGTTGCGTCTCCCACTGGGGACAATAAACTCGGGAACTTCGAATTCCTAGAATCCGAAGTAACAAAAATTCTGCAGGCAGGGAATGGGGAGCCACTACTAAAAATTGCTGGCGTTGCCAACATGCTGAAGATCAAGGAAGAGGTGATTAGGTTCTGGGTAAAACAAGGCCTGATTCGCTCAGTGGAAAGTATCTTGCGTGGTCAAAAGGTAAATTTGATTCCAGTATCTGCTTTGGCAGAGTTTCAACAGACCTACATCGTGCTTTCCACTTTGGCCGACCAGCTTGGTACAAGTTCAAGAATGCTCTTGAGGATGATCGAATCGCACGACCTTAAAACGGTGGGTAGTTTTGATGTTGGTGAAGGTGTAAGCCGAGGCTACTTGATCGAGGTCACGCAGCTTGGCAAGCTATTGTTGCCGAACCAGGCCAAGGCGGCGTAATTCTGTTATTTCAAGGCCAATCTCAAGAACGGATATTGGCGAATCGGATTGATCATGGCAATATACTGTTTATTAACACAGTATATTGCCGCGCATGAAACTTAACACAACAGTTCGAAACAACATAGCACTGGCTTGCCCTGAAGCTGCACTGGTGCTTGACGCGGCAGCAGCCATCATGTCACCGAATGGATCATTCACTCATTTTCCAAACACTTTAAAGGTCTATGACCGTGAGTATGAGATCGGCCTTCGATTCTTGATTGAACATAAAGTGGTGCTGGTGAAGGCGGGAATTTATCGGATCAATCGGAATGCCCTTGATCCCTTGCTAAAGCAGTCGATGGTCACTTGACTGTCGCAGCATGCCATTCGTGATCATACGAGCCCTGCGCAGGTAAGTAGATCTACACACCTGCATCAAATTCACGCAGCTGATCGAACTTTCGGCGAAAGGCGCCGTTGCAGTTCCAGGTAATAACTTTCAGCTCGGTCATTTTCTATACCCTAATATTTTGCTTTAAGGGATAGTGGCGCAAATCACAGAAATACATCGCTCTCAATATACCCCCCTAAAATTGGTCCCCTGACTGAGTACCGCGCCTGCCTTGGCTCCTCTTGGAGCCTGATGGTTTATCCAGTGAATGTTTCGCTATACACTCATCAAATAATAATGAGGTAGGTGACAAGCTTCGCAGGTGCGGAAAATGTCACCTCAGATTTTGCGGTAATCCCATTCAACAATAAGAATCAGCATGTCAAATCAAAACCTAAGCTCGTTTATCTGGTCGGTGGCCGACCTTCTCCGCGGAAATTTCCGGCATTACGAGTTCGAGAAAATCATCCTTCCGTTTACCGTTTTGCGTCGCCTAGATTGCGTGATGGCGCCTACCAAAGCAGCGGTCTTGGCCGAATATGAAAGCAAAAAAGCGCTTGGTGATGCTGCCCATGCCTTTTTGTTGAAGAAGTCTGGGCTCGAGTTTTACAACACCTTTCCAATGGATATCCAAACCCTTCTGGGGGACTCGGCCAACGTCAAACAAAACCTGATCAACTATGTCTCGTCATTCTCCGAGAATGTGCGGGACATCTTCGACAAATTCAAGTTTCAGAATTACATCGACGCGCTGGATGCCAACAACCTGCTTTACTTGGTTGTGCAAAAGTTTTCCACGATTGATATGAGCCCTCAAACGGTCTCAAACATGCAAATGGGCTACCTGTTTGAGGAGTTGATCCGGAAGTTTGCTGAAGATTCGAACCAGACGGCGGGTGAACATTTCACGCCCCGTGAGGTGATTCGCCTTATGGTGAACGTGCTGTTTGCAGCCGATGAAGAGGCCCTCACAGTACCTGGTATTGTGCGCACCATTTACGACCCAACCAGTGGTACCGGCGGCATTTTATCTGTTGCTGAGGATCGGGGGATGGAGCTTAACCCCCGTGCACGATTTGTGGTTTATGGCCAAGAACTGAACCCAGACACTTACGCCATTTGTAAAGCGGACATGCTGATCAAAGGGCAAGACATTGCCAATATCATCTGTGGCAATACGCTGTCTGAAGATGGACTGCCAGACAAGAAGTTTGACTACATGATGGCCAACCCGCCATTTGGCGTGGAGTGGAAAAACGTTCAGGACTTTGTGACGACTGAGCATCAGCAGCGTGGTTACTCCGGACGTTTTGGTCCAGGTCTGCCTCGGGTGTCTGACGGTTCTCTGCTGTTTTTGCTCCACTTGGTATCCAAGATGCGCCCAATTAGTGAAGGTGGTAGCCGCATTGGCATCATCCTGAACGGATCCCCCTTGTTTACTGGTGGCGCAGAATCTGGCGAGTCAAATATTCGTCGTTACCTGCTTGAGAATGATTTGGTGGAAGCGATCATCGCACTGCCCACCGACATGTTCTTCAACACCGGCATCTCCACCTACATCTGGATTCTTTCTAATCACAAACCGGCCGAACGCAAAGGTAAGGTACAGCTGATCAATGGCGCTGATTTCTACCAAAAGATGCGCAAAAGTCTTGGCTCGAAACGTAAGGAGCTGAGCCAGGAGCACATCGAACTCATCACCAAACTTTACGGTGACTTCAAAACAACCGAGCACTCTCTGATTTTCGACAATGAGGATTTTGGCTACTCAACCATTACGGTTGAGAGGCCATTGAAGTTGAAGTTTGAAATCACTCCTGAAAAGCTTGCATTGATTGACGATTCAAAGCCCCTACAAAAGTTGGAGGCTTCTGGGCTTGCAAACCTGAAAACTGCTTTGACTAGTCTCCCAGCAGGCAAGATTTGGATGGACCGTAAAGTTTTTGAGAAAGACTTGAAGGCGGTATGTTCAGCAGCAGGTGTTGCCTTGGCGGCAGCTCAGGAAAAAGCAGTGGTTGGAATTTTTGGTGAGCATCACCATGAAGCCGTGGTGTGCACCGACAAGAAGGGGAATGTTGAATCAAACCCCGATTTGCGCGATACGGAAAACGTACCACTGAAGGATGACATCCAGGCTTACTTTGAGCGTGAGGTATTACCACATGTGTCAGATGCATGGATTGATCATGAAAAGACCAAAGTTGGATACGAGATTCCATTCAACCGTCATTTCTACAAATATGTTCCTCCTCGTTCACTAGAAGAAATTGATGCTGATTTGAAGACGGTGACTGCTGAGATTGTTACTTTGCTTGGTGAGGTCGCAAGATGAGTCCAACTTCGAAAGCTATGAGCAAATTGAAGTTCTTTCTGGTCCTGAATACGGGCGGTGTTTGGGGTGACGAACCAGATGGAAATGATGATGTAATTGTATTTAGGTCAACAGAACAGACCGCCGATGGTAAGTGGTTCATCAAGCAACCTGCTATGCGTAAACTCAGCGCTTCAGAAAAATTTGCTGCGACCCTAAAAAAGGGCGATTTACTCGTCACAAAATCTAGTGGTAGTCCACTTCATATTGGTAAAACAACATTAGTTGACGACAAAATAGCTGCATTAAAACCTTGCTACTCGAATTTTATGCAAAGGCTTAGAGTGGACGAGCAACGTGCAATTCCTCGATACATTTGGTATCAATTAAATTCTGAGTGGAGTCGTGAGCAACTGTCTTTACTCTCTAACAGCACGACTGGGCTTGCGAATCTTAATGGGGGTATCTTAGGTGAGATGTCAGTTCGATTGCCACTGCTCATCGAACAACGCCAAATCGCAACTTACCTCAACCGTGAAACAGCTAAGATCGACAAGCTCATCGCAAAGCAGCAAAAGCTTATCAAACTCCTTCAGGAAAAGCGCCAGGCTGTGATTAGTCAGGCGGTCACAAAAGGGCTAGATCCGACTGTGAAAATGAAGGACAGCGGGGTTGAGTGGTTGGGTGAAGTCCCTGATCATTGGGTTGTCAGTAAAATCAAATTCGTAAAAGCGGGTTACTCAAATTCCTTTGTTGATGGCCCGTTTGGCAGCAACCTTAAATCGGAACACTTTATCGACGATGGCGATGCTTACGTGATAGAAAGCAATTTTGCGACAACAGGAAAAATCAACTTCAATAAATTAAAAACCATTTCAGACAACCATTTTCAAACAATATCAAGAAGTCAGGCCTTTTCAGGAAGCATTGTTATTGCAAAAATTGGTGCTCGGTTTGGAAGTGCATCAATACTGCCTCCACTTGATAAAAAAGCTGTAGTTTCAGGTAACTCACTCAAGCTTGATGTTGATGGAAAAAGGACCTCAAATAACTGGATTGAGAAACAATTGAAGTTTTTGAAGTGGAGCGGGCAAATTGATTTATTAGTCAATGGAAGTGCCCAGCCTGCTCTGTCTTTAGGCGGAATGAACCAACTAAGTGTTCTCATTCCACCAATATCTGAACAGGAACTGATTTTGAGTCATCTAGAATTCTTTGGCGGCAAAATCGACGCTTTAATTAAAAAGTGTGAATGTTCAATCGAACTTCTGAAAGAACATCGCCAAGCCCTTATCACAGCCGCAGTGACTGGAAAGATCGACGTCCGAGGATTCGTTACCGACGAAGAAGTGGCTGCACTGGATGCAGATCCCGTGTTGAAAACCACAGAGGAAGATTTGGAATCGGAAGTCGCGGAAGCTGACTACATTACCGAGGAAGAATAAGGATCCCTTGCCTCATGACAAACATTCACAAAGAACTGCACTTCGAAAACGAGATTTGCGCTCACTTAGTCGCCAACGGTTGGCTTCATTCAGCAAATGACAAAGGCTACGACCGTGATCTAGCTCTGTTTCCTGAAGATCTGATCTGGTGGATCCAAGAGACTCAGCCTGAAACCTGGAACAAGGTTAAGGCTATGCACAATGGCTCGACTCAGAAGAAACTTTTGGAACGCCTGGTTAAGGTATTGACCGCCGATGGCACGCTTTCAGTGTTGCGTCATGGATTTAAGGATGTGTCTGCCGGCCGTGTGAATCTTTGTCAGTTCAAACCTGCCACAACGCTAAATGCAACCACTATTGAGAATTACGGCAAGGTGCGTTTGCGTGTCATCCAGCAAGTCCACTATTCCACGAGCAACAACAACTCGATCGACTTGGTGTTTTTCGTCAACGGCATTCCTGTTGCCACGTCCGAGTTGAAAACTGACTTTACTCAGTCGATCGAAGATGCCGTGAAGCAGTACAAATTTGACCGGCTCCCTAAGGACAAATCGACCAAAAAGGAAGAGCCGCTTCTCGCGTTCAAACGTGGAGCGTTGGTGCACTTTGCCGTCAGCACTGAAGAAGTGCAGATGACCACGAAACTGGACGGGGTGAATACCCGCTTCTTGCCCTTCAATTTGGGCGACAACGGCGGCAAAGGAAATCCTGAAAACCCCAACGGTTTCAAGACGACGTACTTCTGGGAATACGTGCTTCAGCGGGATAACTTCTTGGACATTCTCGGGCGCTTCATGCACCTGGAGAGCGTCGATAAAATCGACAAGAAGACGGGTAAGCGGGTGACTAAAACCGCCATGATCTTTCCACGGTTTCATCAGTTCGACGCTGTGTCCAAACTTATTGCAACTGCAAAGGTGGAAGGTGCCGGCCACCGGTATTTGACCCAGCACTCTGC
The nucleotide sequence above comes from Limnobacter thiooxidans. Encoded proteins:
- a CDS encoding TniQ family protein, whose protein sequence is MFKDPDLELPKVPNLLSVKIGESLEGYLLRLANHNGMLGIYELLGPIRGVTAQSSLFGKLEHIADITGQKASDLAKLKELEQGHRTSIQDRHYRMSTTPVCPMCLKEHGYAKLIWQHTYSTACAEHSIRLVETCDECGNTITKDRYHLKACKCGRDLTSIEPTKVSNAERWLSMRLAMDVTPCPPMQDFGNTEPIQWSNFVTLIEFLYAHSKQTKQTLTGRISKPISIDDSLEIVQGVLPLFEDFPTRVKELVKFRLDLAAPDIFSAEQRLGYWIKRLSNLCGSGRYKEFIQAARDAVTEYSDGKYHINDKVANTEKSRYLSIAQMAKDLRIHEQTVMKMVDRKELRFIEIPHESKTRRILIDKFSAEEMHEFLKTFITKTDAMHITGLSRRSMGYFIEYGIFDVLEEPEVRLTSNRTISATAIEVLTKKLATEAQSKEGPKIRLKNFAARMTTNATAHRTLYLSLVNGSLTVASPTGDNKLGNFEFLESEVTKILQAGNGEPLLKIAGVANMLKIKEEVIRFWVKQGLIRSVESILRGQKVNLIPVSALAEFQQTYIVLSTLADQLGTSSRMLLRMIESHDLKTVGSFDVGEGVSRGYLIEVTQLGKLLLPNQAKAA
- a CDS encoding restriction endonuclease subunit S, yielding MSKLKFFLVLNTGGVWGDEPDGNDDVIVFRSTEQTADGKWFIKQPAMRKLSASEKFAATLKKGDLLVTKSSGSPLHIGKTTLVDDKIAALKPCYSNFMQRLRVDEQRAIPRYIWYQLNSEWSREQLSLLSNSTTGLANLNGGILGEMSVRLPLLIEQRQIATYLNRETAKIDKLIAKQQKLIKLLQEKRQAVISQAVTKGLDPTVKMKDSGVEWLGEVPDHWVVSKIKFVKAGYSNSFVDGPFGSNLKSEHFIDDGDAYVIESNFATTGKINFNKLKTISDNHFQTISRSQAFSGSIVIAKIGARFGSASILPPLDKKAVVSGNSLKLDVDGKRTSNNWIEKQLKFLKWSGQIDLLVNGSAQPALSLGGMNQLSVLIPPISEQELILSHLEFFGGKIDALIKKCECSIELLKEHRQALITAAVTGKIDVRGFVTDEEVAALDADPVLKTTEEDLESEVAEADYITEEE
- a CDS encoding type I restriction-modification system subunit M, coding for MSNQNLSSFIWSVADLLRGNFRHYEFEKIILPFTVLRRLDCVMAPTKAAVLAEYESKKALGDAAHAFLLKKSGLEFYNTFPMDIQTLLGDSANVKQNLINYVSSFSENVRDIFDKFKFQNYIDALDANNLLYLVVQKFSTIDMSPQTVSNMQMGYLFEELIRKFAEDSNQTAGEHFTPREVIRLMVNVLFAADEEALTVPGIVRTIYDPTSGTGGILSVAEDRGMELNPRARFVVYGQELNPDTYAICKADMLIKGQDIANIICGNTLSEDGLPDKKFDYMMANPPFGVEWKNVQDFVTTEHQQRGYSGRFGPGLPRVSDGSLLFLLHLVSKMRPISEGGSRIGIILNGSPLFTGGAESGESNIRRYLLENDLVEAIIALPTDMFFNTGISTYIWILSNHKPAERKGKVQLINGADFYQKMRKSLGSKRKELSQEHIELITKLYGDFKTTEHSLIFDNEDFGYSTITVERPLKLKFEITPEKLALIDDSKPLQKLEASGLANLKTALTSLPAGKIWMDRKVFEKDLKAVCSAAGVALAAAQEKAVVGIFGEHHHEAVVCTDKKGNVESNPDLRDTENVPLKDDIQAYFEREVLPHVSDAWIDHEKTKVGYEIPFNRHFYKYVPPRSLEEIDADLKTVTAEIVTLLGEVAR